CGGTAAATGCCCCAACCTGTATTGTAAATTTTTCATTTGCTGCAAGCACATAATAATTAGGAGACACAACAGTAATTTTTACAGGAACAACCCCTGCTTGCAACATACCAAGTTGTTTGGCCGCCTCATAAGATAAATCAATTATTCTTCCATGAACAAATGGACCCCTATCATTTATCTTTACAACGGTTGAGCGATTATTGTCTAAATTTGTAACTCTCACATAAACATTCAAGGGCAACGTCCTGCTTGCCGCTGTTAATTTATACATATCAAATATTTCACCGCTTGCTGTTAATTGACCTTGAAATTGTGGTCCATACCACGATGCTAACCCTTCCTCTGTATACCCAACATTAACAGATTTCATAGGGTGTATAGAAGGCGTTGAGCTTACAAATGGAATATAAGAACAACTTTGCATATAAAAGCTAACCAAAAAAATAACCAAAAAAAACAGCTTTTTCATATAAGTTTTTTCAATGTAGATTCTATTTTATCAACCTCTAAATCGGGGTTAATTTTATCATAAATTTTGATATTAACCTTTTGATTTTCTTGTATAGTTATTTTTCCAGGGGGCATAACATTTTCGCTGCCTTCTATCTTTACTGGTATTATAGGTAATTTGAGTTTTTTTGCAAAATAAATCCCACCACTTTTAAAAGCCTTAGTGTGTTTTCTTGTTCCATATGGAAAAATTGCAAAAGCAACATCGTTTTTTTTATCCTTAAAAAATCTTCTAATCATCAAAGCTGAGTGCAAAACAGAGCCCCTATCAACGCATACAGCTCCAGTTTTTNNNNNNNNNNGGATTTTAAATAATTCCTTTTTTGCAAACCAGATAATTTTAACATTACTAAAACAATCCTCAATACAAAAAATATCAAAATAGCTCTTATGTGTGGCCATTATTACAAAATTTTTTATATTATAATCAACTTTATTTGAAATAATTTTAGTTTTACATATCTCAATTACTTTTTTTGAGAACATTTTAGTTGCAACTTTAATATCTTTTTGTGTAATATAATAAAAAAACATATAAAAAATTATTTTTATCCATTTTATTAAACTAAACATTTATCATCGCAATAAATATTGTTTTTTTGGCATT
The sequence above is drawn from the Desulfurella sp. genome and encodes:
- a CDS encoding septal ring lytic transglycosylase RlpA family protein, which gives rise to MKKLFFLVIFLVSFYMQSCSYIPFVSSTPSIHPMKSVNVGYTEEGLASWYGPQFQGQLTASGEIFDMYKLTAASRTLPLNVYVRVTNLDNNRSTVVKINDRGPFVHGRIIDLSYEAAKQLGMLQAGVVPVKITVVSPNYYVLAANEKFTIQVGAFTDFKNAFDYRNYLSRYFNLVYISSFYTGRETYYRVRVGIFDSQQQAQMYAQNVVSSIVKDYFIVAKD